From the genome of Hyperolius riggenbachi isolate aHypRig1 chromosome 9, aHypRig1.pri, whole genome shotgun sequence, one region includes:
- the LOC137531788 gene encoding F-box/SPRY domain-containing protein 1-like: protein MAAAAPIAAPSAPPPPPPPPPGSGRLPGRVLELVFSYLDLCDLRSCGLVCKHWHRTLHGDENSEVWRSLCLRSVSEEALRTDVLYNLPTYKAKVRAFQHGFSSSDCSRNVYIKKNGFTLRRNPIAQSTDGARTKIGFSEGRHAWEVWWEGPLGTVAVIGIATKRAPMQCQGYVALLGSDDQSWGWNLVDNNLLHNGEVNGSFPQCNNAPKYQIGERIRVVLDMEDKTLAFERGYEFLGVAFRGLPKTCLYPAVSAVYGNTEVTLVYLGKPLDG, encoded by the coding sequence ATGGCAGCGGCCGCTCCTATAGCGGCTCCCTCcgcgccccctcctcctcctcccccgccGCCCGGCTCGGGGAGGCTTCCGGGCCGCGTACTGGAGCTGGTCTTCTCCTACCTGGACCTGTGCGACCTCCGCAGCTGCGGCCTGGTGTGCAAGCACTGGCACCGCACTCTGCACGGGGATGAGAACAGCGAGGTGTGGAGGAGCCTGTGCCTGAGGAGCGTCAGTGAGGAGGCGCTGCGTACTGACGTGCTCTACAACCTGCCCACCTATAAGGCCAAGGTCCGAGCCTTCCAGCATGGATTCAGCTCCAGTGACTGCTCTAGGAATGTGTATATTAAAAAGAATGGCTTCACTCTTCGTCGGAATCCAATTGCTCAGAGTACTGATGGGGCACGCACCAAAATTGGCTTCAGTGAAGGGCGCCATGCCTGGGAAGTGTGGTGGGAGGGGCCACTTGGCACTGTGGCGGTTATTGGCATTGCAACAAAAAGGGCTCCTATGCAGTGCCAGGGATACGTGGCACTGCTTGGAAGTGATGATCAGAGTTGGGGCTGGAACCTAGTTGACAATAATCTCTTGCATAATGGAGAGGTCAATGGAAGCTTTCCACAGTGCAATAATGCACCTAAGTACCAGATAGGTGAACGGATCCGCGTCGTCTTggacatggaagacaagaccttgGCTTTTGAACGTGGATATGAATTTTTAGGGGTGGCTTTTAGGGGACTTCCAAAGACTTGTCTATACCCAGCAGTGTCCGCAGTGTATGGAAACACAGAAGTGACTTTGGTCTATCTAGGCAAACCTCTGGATGGATGA